The nucleotide window tttgtttgttttgaaaaatgtaaataaaaactatttttgctGCATTTGACCATGGTTCTTTGGGTTATTGAATGGAAAAACCATGAATAAAATCCCAACTCCAAAACATAATTGATCAGGGAAGAGGCACCAATTTATGTTATGACAAATCACAACATAAAGAAGATGCATTTTTAATATCAATAAAGataaagtatttatttgaaaacaaaacaagtctagggaaaacaacacaaaatcaaatcaataaatgATTGGAAATGGGATTCTCAAAGCTATGGAGGTGTGGAAGCAAGgtgggaacaaaaaaaaaacccaatcTCATTcttcaaacaaagaaacaaaaatgagAGAGAGAGTGGCAAAAACCAGGAGCttcttaaatatataaatacatcttAAACACGTGTTGCTTCTTCACAGCACAGCAGTCCCGCAGTGTCTTGCCTGGAActctaataaaaaagaaacaactAATTTAACAGCGACATAAACTCTTTTAAATATGTCTGAGAGTTTTACACACCAGTCTGTTATTGTAGGAACACAATAGCCAGTGCTGAGTTTCCACTGAATACAGTAATCTTGCATATTCACATGTGCTTCCATTTTATTCCTTGCAATTGCAACCATTAACTTTCTGTAGTCTTCATTTCTGTAGTAAGTTTTACTGATTTGTCTCCAAGAAGATAATACTATCTAGCTCTAGTTGGAAGAACAGGTTTTAAGTTTGATaaaatggcttattaggtttggcTCAATGGTACAATACCAGAAGCTAATACCTCTGtactaatattaaaattatacCACAGGTGACAAATAAGCAGTCTCAAAAAATaactggatttaaaaaaaatctgtttaagaACACTGCATGAAACTCTGCAGTAacataaatatacataataaacGTAAATATTTAAACAACATAAACAGCACTTCTCAGTGTTTCATACTGATGTGCAAAACTGATGTGATGCAATTAAaatgctatacaaataaaacaattacTGAATTGAAAAtacctaataaataaaaataagacttTACATAGAACAAACAGCAGATCTATAAGTTTGCATTTACATCTTTTTAGACATACAGTATTTTTTGTCTCTGCCCATTGCTATGGTTATCACTGTCAATTATCATGGTTTCAGATTCAATCCaccatttaaaaaatgttgtcaATCCAGAAACTGTGTAATGTGCAGTTAGCAACATAACAAATGTATCATGTACTAAAAGCAAGCAAAGACCGCTCCCTTTATAACAACTGTAGCTCACTTGCTGACTTGGGTGGAGCACACCCAAACTGCAGACCCAATCGCAAGCTCACGATGATAATGCCACATACATGACTACTAAAAGCAAACTTGTTAGAAAAACAAACACTTAACGTAACCAGAACTatatggaaaccatctttggggaaaatttattttaaatgtgattgTGTTGTTTACATAAAGACAGTGGGTTTTATGACCTGTATTGCAACCAGCCTTCAAAATGTTTTGCTTCACTttctttcaaaatgttttttcttcACGTTCACATACTCAAGAGATGTCTGTGATTTTGCTGCATTGCTCATTCTTAGATAGAAGCCTTTGCTGTTCTTCACAGAGCGCTTAAATACATATTATCTTGTTTTGTATACTGAACCActgatatacactatattgccaaaagtattgggacacccccttctaattaaCAGGTTTGACCACTTTAGTCAtgtccatgagtacaaatcttaacgtttaattgtgtgcttctaataaTATAGTAATAGTTTTAGACGGGACCATTTTCTATTCTatcatgacaatgcctctgtgtattagGCAAGGTTTAAAAAGAGATGgttgattcagtcagtgttgaagaacttgactggtctgcaaaaAGCCCAGTcgtaatcccagctgaacacctctggtgtgactttaaatccAGACCATGAGCCAAACACTCCAAAACACCAATGTCTTGTAAatatatgggtacagtcattttagacacttccaaaactggtgcaacagagatggaaatacaaattacaaattatgtttccatttttgttgataaacattttggaagtgccttttttcGGTTCTAAAGAAGGagatgtcccaatacttttgtccatagtgTATGTATTGGCTCagggtctgcatttaaagtcacaccacaTGTGTTTATTTGGGATTAGGACTGaaggctttctgcagaccagtcaagttcttccacactgactgaatcactcatttatttattttagccttGCCTTTTACACAGAGGCATTGCCATGTTAGaacagaaaagggtcctgtccaaactgttgctataaatgTACGACATATaacattatatgcttaaacattaagatttttactcatggaaattactgaaGTAGTCAAACAGTTCAgttgaagggggtgtcccaatacttttggtaATATAGCGTATATTTATATCTGTATTATAGATGtggtttgatttgtttgtttcgCATCAGTTTGGCCACATAGTGGTGAAATTCAGAACATTTTAGGcaatgaaataaagcaaaatgatCATATTGTACTGTTTGAAATTTATACTGGTATTTTTCCAGTTCCAGTCACGCTATGACTTCTGATAGTCTTCATTGGGAGCATCAGTATGAATTGCCAGAATCAAGCAGTGTATGCACCACATTCAAACAGTGTGTGAATTAATGATTTGCATAATATTATTTGACTTGCATCCAAAGACAGATGTCAGATGTCACACTTTCACAAAGTAATGATTAAATGAGACATGTTTGTATTTCATATGCTactgtatttaaaacagttttatacTAAAGGCAGTTTTATACTAAAGGCAGTGTAAATTATTCGTatttgtcacagggagtcagactgagacgtgcggatccatttgcaaggctttattgagaagtgtcaacatgcaggaataatcaccagaaaacaggaacaacgtaggtaatccgggaaacagttcgatagacagagaatggtcgcaatggcaggaagcaggaatcgtcaacggggtacacagtccagagtcatacacagataatccaacacagagaaacacgcttagaattacgaccatagggaaacaataagacttcgcaaggtggctgtgtgtgtgagtggcttaaatgcatgtgggtaaatgataaacaggtgtatgcagcaatcagttcagtgggaaacgaggagcagctgtgtgcagtgattggtgcagtggcttatggggattgaagtccagaatgtgtgtgcaagagttcatgatgagatagaccagatacgtgacagagcccctccccaaggagcggcttccagacgctctaaccacctaatacaacctggagggtggtggagcggaggcggaacagggggagggatggagggccaggtccatgtaggggtactggaaccacgaactgaggcggagccgacggagggagaagccatggtgggggaagggttggctcctgcatggggccgaccgacggaggtggagccggtggagcccgaggcggaaccggagagtcgatggtcctaggtgacaccgaggatccggagggccaaggcggagcccaaggctctggcgaccccggcggagatggaggtccggaggtacgcagcggagccggagtgacagaggatcgaggctgtgcccacgggagggaggaggtccacagagccggcaggacggagtgacgaggcgcagccggaggagtagagtccagaggcgaaggtggggcgacgactgaccggggcggagcctgagagacgatggagcccggaggagctggtgggccgatggccgacaacggagacgagggagcacagagccagggtggagctgcagggtcggagggccgaggtggagtccaggactctgagactggaggtgatggtgagggatccctcagtctggacaccgatggagactggcagtcccacggcaagtcctctgcaccgaaggtgggatgtgggtgagcagagggactgtcaggagacagaggtggcgggactggagcagcagggagggtgggtgggaacagtccatgcatgagctccgtgaccagaaccgggcagacaggaatctcaggacgactggatggaaccagcggagtctctggaaggctgggcggaaccagtggagtctctggaaggctgggcggaaccagcggaggctctggaaggctgggctgaactaacggagtctctggaaggcagggctgaaccagcggaggctctggaaggcagggctgaaccagcggaggctctagaaggcagggctgaaccagcggaggctctggaaggctaggcggaaccagcggagtctctggaaggctgggcggaaccagcggagtctctggaatgctgggcggaaccagcggagtctctggaaggctgggcggaaccagcggagtctctggaatgctgggcggaaccagcggagtctctggaaggctgggcggaaccagcggagtctctggaaggctgggcggaaccagcggagtctctggaaggctgggcggaaccagcggagtctctggaaggctgggcggaaccagcggagtctctggaaggctgggcggaaccagcggagtctctggaatgctgggcggaaccagcggagtctctggaaggctgggcggaaccagcggagtctctggaaggctgggctgaaccagcggagtctctggaagactgtcttgaggagcgggctctggacgacgctcttgtgaagtgggctctggacgacgctcttgtgaagcgggctctggacgacgctcttgtgaagcgggctctggacgacgctcttttgaagcgggctctggagaactggacgaccccagcggagattcaggagggctgggcgtctccagcggagactctggaagagcaggctctgagcgagcggtcactggagggcgctctggcggcgcagtcactggagggcgctctggcggcgcagtcaccggagggcgctctggcggcgcagtcaccggagggcgctctggcggcgcagtcaccggagggcgctctggcggcgcagtcaccggagggcgctctggcggcgcagtcaccggagggcgctctggcggcggagactctgatttgacggtagccatcttaggtgcagactcaggtttggcagccatcttgcttgcagacttggGCGGTTTGGTAGATGTGGCTCGAACCGTTCCAGGCATGACAGATGGGATGTGTGAAAGTTCTGGTGATATGGGTGCTGTAAGACTGTGGGGCTCCTCATCCGCAGTCCCAACAGTAAATGTTGAACCGGCCAGCAGGAGAGCATAGTCTATATACTGTTCAAGTGTCCAGTGCGGGGTGTGTAGAGGCATATTGGGTTTTAAATTCTTGTTCAGTCCATAATAGAAAATGTGCTTTAGAAAAATGTCAGTGAAATCTACCCGGTAACATAGTTCGCAGAAGTCAGCCACATACTCCTCAATAGGCCGGTTGTTCTGGCGAAGACGAACTAGACAGTCTCCTGAGTTCATGGTGAACGGCtgatgaataaagccgctggatccttggcggcgaagtcttctgtcacagggagtcagactgagacgtgcggatccatttgcaaggctttattgagaagtgtcaacatgcaggaataatcaccagaaaacaggaacaacgtaggtaatccgggaaacagttcgatagacagagaatggtcgcaatggcaggaagcaggaatcgtcaacggggtacacagtccagagtcatacacagataatccaacacagagaaacacgcttagaattacgaccatagggaaacaataagacttcgcaaggtggctgtgtgtgtgagtggcttaaatgcatgtgggtaaatgataaacaggtgtatgcagcaatcagttcagtgggaaacgaggagcagctgtgtgcagtgattggtgcagtggcttatggggattgaagtccagaatgtgtgtgcaagagttcatgatgagatagaccagatacgtgacagtatTAGTTGTTGATCAGATCATTAGTTGTAATGACAAATAAATGCACATTTTCCAGAATATTGACATCCCTAATTGCAATTACACTGAAGATGGGAAATAACATTTAGTGAAACAGAAGAAAAGACATTTGTGCTTATTAATTCCTTTTTTTGGACAACATTAAGAAACAAAAGCATAATATTGTAAAACAGAAAAAGCCCCAATACAGCCCAGATACTTAAAATCACTGCAAACACTGGAGGTATAGAAAGTTAATTACTTCATTTCTTTCTTAAGAAGTTTTCTCTGAGTGATAATCAAACCAGAAATTACTTTTAGAATGAAAACCCAGAGCAAACCTTAACATATCCTGCTGCTCTGATCAATATGTATGTGTATGATGAAAGAACATAATGAGCATTATAAACTTAGTTTTGTATCTGAGGTTCCAATGTTTGCAGTTCAACTTTTAATTCATCCAGAATCTTTTTTAGCTCCTCTTTAGTCTTCCTTATTTTTTGTACAAATTTCATGAGCTCAGAGCGCAGCTCTTGCTCATTTCTGTTGGTGGCATTGTAATCTCTGCGAAGTCTGTGAATTTCTCTGGAGTCGAGGGCGATAAAGAAGACATCAATAGCTAAAAAAAGCCCCGTCAAAACCCCTGTAGCCACTTCAGCCACACGCGCGACTCTAGCGGTCTGAGCTGCAATTCTCCCAACGCCTGAGACTTGAGTTAAACGGATAAGCTCTGAAATTCCTCCCAGTCCTCGCCCAAGTCGAGCTCCAGCCCTCCAGAATGTATTTTCCCCAGATTGTGCATTCGACCATGTTCTGTTGCCTTCAGACAACAGTTTCTGAGTTTCTACTGCTATGTGAATGTTTTGAATGCAGTAGCTTGTGGAGGTAATTCTTTCTTGTATCTCTGTAATGagctttttgacattttggcGGCTTGAACGCTGGTTATACATCTTTGCTAAGTTGCTTGCTCCAGATGCGGCTCCACCAGCTACAGCCACACCGATTCCCACTCCTGTCACTATCAGAGAAGCTCCGAGAGTAAAAGGAGTGAGAATAAGTCCAACTATAGATGTGATTCCTCCAGCCAAACCTACTACACCTCCTGCAAGACTGCCGACTGTTGATCTGAAGTGGAAACTCTCCAAACCTTCGGCCAGCTCTTCCAGTACCTTTAGACTGACTTTAGACTCATTAGTTGCCTCTTGATTGTCTTCAGAATTTTTACACACAATAAGCTCTTTAACTGTTTTTTTgctctgaaaaaataaaaataaaaaatcaagttTAATGAAATGAAAGTTTTGTGTTCACTTAtggtttaatattttgtttaatttcattaacgTCTGTGCCAGTGtctaaagcacttttattttatgacaaaatttctgaaaaaaataacatGGTAGTAAACTCACCATTTCAAAAAGGTGATTAACAATGAAAGGTCTCATCAAGATCTCACTGACAGATGGGCGATCTGCTGGATTGGTCTGAAGTGTGTCTTTTACTAGCTGATGAAGGTCCTCAGAGACGGTCTCAGGAAGAGCTTCATAGGAGCTGTTTAGTATCTTTGGAATAATATCAACTGTGCTTTTTCCTGCAAACTAATAACAGTCAAAAATATGAGTCCAATAGTTTGtaagtagttttaaaaaaaataataatccatcattattatcatcatcatcagtgaacaaacaaacaaacaaaaatcttttTTATATGCATAGTAAATTTAAGAAGGAATTTAAAtgtcaaacaaaaaaaattaaaaacacaaatatcaaggaaggaattcaAAAGTTTTGCGAGGGAACACAAATATCTTTGCTAGAGAATGTAAAACTTTCATGAGGAAACACAAAGTTTCTTGAGAGaacgcaaaagaaaaaaaaaacaaaaaaaaaaaccttttgccCCAAATTTCACTAACCCTGATTTTTTTCCCAACACCATGTCCCTTTAGGGGCTCCGTACATATTTGTTCAATAAAAGAAGAGTCTTCATCATCACATTAAGCTATATTGCAATTCGTGACTTTCCGTCTTcaaatgtaagacctcttaaaattataattaagacttttcttataccatTTAAGGTAGGGGAGACTTTGACTTTCTCAGTATTTGTAAATTCACATGGGGTtcagagtataattttttatcCGCATTAATTTCACAGTTGCCTAGTATAATATGTTGCTTTGTTTCGTAATTACAgtgtatatgttttatttattaattaatttattaatttatttattttaccctaAAAGAAtagaagtgaaatgtgacaacatacCCCATAGCTGGGGTACACTGTAACATGACATGAACATGACCATAGCTTAAAATGTAATCTGATCTAATGAAAACGTATACAagtcaaactaaaatattttgttgcaaatgggggaaaaaaaagaagaaattattaacatttttttttataaaataatgatgtttttatgttttgttttttggaatgaaaaataatcaaattttagagtttgacagtgaacacattgcagtaatttttatatttattttttttgccatttgtCCCAGCCTGGAGAGAAAgttatataatgtaaattatgtgaaaaacaatgtgtttttcgaaccaccaagcttgagagcatgttctagtgcaccccaaaaaCACTGGGCATCacccaggaccagggttgagcAACTCTGAGCTATGAGAATATTTGtcttgtgcaaagaaaacaaaaataacgactttaatcAATTTCTTACAGCTTAACAACCCCACTTCCGATTCATTTATGGAAAAGGCAGGATATTCTGCCAAAAACCACGTGTTCTAATACCTTGAAAAAcctaattaaattttaaattgaacTACAATATAATGATGAGTTTTTAAAAAGAACATGTATAATAATCTGGAAACTGAATGTACTGACTGACCAAAATTTTGATATCAGTGCATCTGTAGTTGAGAGGGTCTCAGGACTAACCAGcagtttatttatattataaaatcaatcgattttatttattgttttattaaaggTTAACAAAGATTTAAACATGCTCAATATCTgatgaaataaaaatcttacagCACACTTCAGCATGCACATCTCATAGATGATACAGCCCAGATTCCAGActtctctgtaaaaaaaaaaaaaaaaaaaaaagattagagtTTCAGTATTAAGCTATAAAAACTGTTTAGTCATAAccatacaaatttaaaaaaatgtattatgtttATTACGATTTTTCATCATAAGTTTCCCCTCTCAAAATCTCAGGTGCAACATATGAGACAGATTCTGTGTTTGATGTTTGTGCCTCACTGGACCTGATAGAAACAGAAATACATGTTACAGATCACTGTGTTTGGTCTAAACAGTATTTTCACATCAAGgatcaggggcgccgctcgcaattttgggccctatgacaaaatatgaggttgggcccccctaccagacaaaagcagatctctgggggcccctaaaaggtgtgggcccttagaattatcctaacttacccccccttagcggcgcccctgtccaggatcattttataaatattactctgtatcatggaatgtagtttgaagaggttttcaggcgtgaatgtacttgtttatagttcaaatatgcagtttgttaataaagataacatatATTTGAAAATTGGCGTCATCGTTTTTTGGACATGTGAGCTTCAGATCTGTCCTCATGAATCCGCCCGAGAGCACcacacctcggccagatcttctggaatttaccgttggctctgatgtctctttagtggttaaacatgataaTTAATTTTgctttgggtaaatctaacgggcagtctttggtctcgtTAAActgttatttgttccagagcaaatagttttggcaaaatctcatcatgtttatgtaaattcaatgctgtttATCAGAGTGccgcctttgtacttttgactgaattgcataGCAAACTTGTATCTGCTAATCTATCTGCTAATATCGGCTAATATTTTTAACTTGCATGGAAGACGCAATTGAGGCGGATCTTGAGGCCTCTATTcatgtctttgcattgactttgtatgtaatatACTCGCGTAAATAATTAAATTTGCACAACAATCAAAACTAAACAGATGTTTTGTGGCAGATATCTGAGATACGAGCTAATCGTTATCTGCAACAGTATTTAGGGACTTGAGCTATTGTGAATGATTTTAGGTTATGTTGATAGTGGGCACGTTCATGACAGTGACAGTGATGTTTCACTTTGTGTGTTTTCCATTGTGTCCTATGGTTTAATTTTCAAAAGGATCAAAGAAAAGAAGATTGAATGTATATTGAATTTATACAGTGAACACTATTCAGTCTATTTGTACATTTACTTTATACAGTATAATAATTCTTCagtgttttaagttttttttttctattgtaatTTGTTTACTTGTCTTTAGTATGCttttttatactatttttttGTGATATTAAAATTTCAGTGcatcaatatttttttatagaaTCAAAAtcctattaaatatatatatatatatatatatatatatatattatgatatgatattatattatatataatatcatATATAATATCATATTTCATGTACTACAGGCTAAATAGTTCTTGTCAAATCATGTTCTGAATGAAATGAGTGCATACAGTACCATTCACGAATCTGGCCAAACTCTCCCAGACGAATGGTTTCACATGCAGTGAAAAATAAGCTCtgtcacaacaacaacaacaacaaaaaaaacatttgttaagtATCATTTTAGCAAAGCTTTGCTTACAGAAGTTATATAGCTATTTGAGCTCTGTTGCTCTCATTGTAACAAGTCTTTAGAAATCACAAGGCCAGAGTAAAGCAGGTTAATGTCAGTTTAGTTATATGCATAAACAAATCTAATTATTTATCAGCTTTACAACAAACTTTACttttacacatttacatttttctaACTTTTCAAAAGTGCAGTGAAGCCAATTTTCATTTCACCTGAAGCTTCAGTTATGATATTCTGATTAAACATaacacaaaatgtaaaaaaataaataaataatttcatgCATTAGTTGTGCATTAACAGAGTTAAATTGTACCTTGGGCTGCAGGTTTCTATGTAGGATCTCTTGATCATGCAGGTGCTTTAATGCCATGCAGATTTTCACAATCCAGTCCAGAATctgtaaatgtgtaaaattaAAATGTGTAAATCATTATTGTAGTAGTTCTGTATTTTTAAGGCTATTGTGAGATACATAGTGACATCATAAATTAACAAATCTTCTAGTAAATAGCTAATGGAAGAACTTTACAGATCATCTTATATTTGTAAGGTTTATTGTTCCTTCCTGATTACTGTCACTGCTATATCAATCACTCTCTCAATATCTGCACAGTCACCATTCACACCGGTTCTTAATCACGGAGTTTAATCACAAATTATTATCTCATGAAGAACTGCACTTATTCCTAGCACACTCTATCTCTTCATCACCTGTTCAGCCCATTGTTCGTGGACTGTGTTTCCTCCCTCTGTTTGGTGTCCTTGTGTTCCTGTCATCTGATAAGAAAAGACTGTTAATTCCAAAGCAAGtgctttctttttcatttttattcaataaaaCAGGTCTCCAAGCATGTTGGTGTCAGATTTATACAAACATACTTCTTTAAACatgttaaaataactttttatttgttaaagatatgtttaattctgtgattacactcttaaaaataaaggtgcttaacaATACCAaagaataacttttttttttctttttttttttttttatggttccATAAGGAACCGTTAACATCTGAACAACCTTTTTGTTTTACAATATGTTCTTTGTGGTAAAATCTTCAGACTATAAAAAGGGAAGaatatgatgtttttttaaaaagcctttgactgaatagaaaaaatggttcctctatggcatcgctgtgcttttaaagcacctttatttttaagatcatAGTTACTAATCAGTAGTAGTTTTAATGGGATACaatgctttaaaatattttttaatgacttttttcagTTGGAAATATGTCACTACACTGAAATAAGGTCTGCAGCAACTTCCAGTTAACGCAAACGTCAAAGACCTTaacaaatcaaattaaaacaTATGGGCAGGGAacggcaatgtctatggtaacatattaaaCCGATAACATGATTgacaattcagatgcaggttttcacaaaagaaatatatatatatatatatatatatatatatatatatatatatatatatatatatatatatatatatatatatatatatatatatataaaatgataaacATTTCAGATTTTAAACCAATTTCACCAGTCACCAGTTCATAATTATACAGTTAACTACAGTTTAATTCTCTAAATCATGGCAATGGATTAAATTTCACCCTCTCTTATACAAACATACCTCCTTTTTTTCTTGGATTTTCTGAGAAAAATCTTTACCCTCACAGAGCTCCATTACAAGATATGAGCAGCCACGATCTGAAAGCAGATCAGTACATTACAGTGTACTTTAAAAACAGTTTATTAATGTTTGCATGTGAACACCGCATAGCCCTGAATGTATCTTAGGAAGGTTTATCAATGTAAAGTTTATTTTTACCTTCGATGATTTCCTT belongs to Garra rufa chromosome 3, GarRuf1.0, whole genome shotgun sequence and includes:
- the LOC141331727 gene encoding uncharacterized protein is translated as MGSNQSVLEKNGYTLMSEQDKKIMVKNKVGDQFVIKKLKAGQKDASNFLQQIKHPHIVHYKEIIEDRGCSYLVMELCEGKDFSQKIQEKKEVHFNFTHLQILDWIVKICMALKHLHDQEILHRNLQPKSLFFTACETIRLGEFGQIREWSSEAQTSNTESVSYVAPEILRGETYDEKSEVWNLGCIIYEMCMLKCAFAGKSTVDIIPKILNSSYEALPETVSEDLHQLVKDTLQTNPADRPSVSEILMRPFIVNHLFEMSKKTVKELISKVSLKVLEELAEGLESFHFRSTVGSLAGGVVGLAGGITSIVGLILTPFTLGASLIVTGVGIGVAVAGGAASGASNLAKMYNQRSSRQNVKKLITEIQERITSTSYCIQNIHIAVETQKLLSEGNRTWSNAQSGENTFWRAGARLGRGLGGISELIRLTQVSGVGRIAAQTARVARVAEVATGVLTGLFLAIDVFFIALDSREIHRLRRDYNATNRNEQELRSELMKFVQKIRKTKEELKKILDELKVELQTLEPQIQN